One Sediminicola sp. YIK13 DNA segment encodes these proteins:
- the trhO gene encoding oxygen-dependent tRNA uridine(34) hydroxylase TrhO has protein sequence MQLYNTLSAKEREILIEEAGKDRLTISFYKYAHIGNPEIFRNHLFINWDALGVLGRIYVAKEGINAQLSVPAENFEAFKNHLDTITFLENVRLNIAIEHDNKSFLKLKVKVRNQIVADGLNEGTFDVTNKGVHVDAEMFNQLIEDPDTVLVDMRNHYESEIGHFKNAITPDVDTFRDSLDIIEKDLADHKEDKKLVMYCTGGIRCEKASAYYKHKGFKQVYQLEGGIIEYTRQVGDKNLENKFLGKNFVFDHRRGERISDDVIANCHQCGNPCDTHVNCANEACHLLFIQCEECAKNMDNCCSDDCKEIHALPFEEQKERRKGKVVSNKIFKKGRSEVLKFKK, from the coding sequence ATGCAACTGTACAATACATTAAGCGCAAAAGAAAGGGAAATTCTTATTGAGGAGGCTGGGAAAGACCGGCTTACCATTTCTTTCTATAAGTATGCGCATATTGGGAACCCCGAAATTTTTAGGAACCACCTGTTTATCAACTGGGATGCCTTGGGGGTATTGGGCAGGATCTATGTTGCCAAAGAGGGAATCAACGCCCAATTGTCCGTGCCCGCAGAAAACTTCGAAGCCTTTAAGAACCATTTAGATACCATTACCTTTTTAGAAAATGTGCGGCTAAATATTGCCATTGAGCACGACAATAAATCCTTTTTAAAATTAAAGGTGAAGGTGCGGAATCAAATTGTGGCCGACGGCTTGAATGAAGGCACTTTTGATGTGACCAATAAAGGGGTGCATGTGGATGCGGAAATGTTCAATCAGTTGATTGAAGACCCCGATACCGTTTTGGTGGACATGCGAAACCATTATGAAAGTGAGATAGGGCATTTTAAAAATGCAATTACTCCAGATGTTGACACCTTTAGGGATTCCTTGGATATTATTGAAAAGGATTTGGCAGACCATAAGGAGGACAAAAAGTTGGTGATGTACTGCACTGGGGGTATTCGCTGTGAAAAGGCAAGTGCGTATTATAAGCACAAAGGATTCAAGCAAGTGTACCAACTTGAAGGGGGAATCATCGAATATACAAGGCAGGTTGGAGACAAAAACCTGGAGAATAAATTTCTGGGAAAAAACTTTGTATTTGACCATCGCAGGGGAGAACGTATTTCGGATGATGTGATCGCCAATTGCCATCAATGTGGCAATCCTTGTGACACCCATGTCAACTGTGCCAATGAGGCCTGTCACTTGTTGTTTATTCAATGTGAGGAATGCGCCAAAAACATGGACAATTGTTGTTCGGACGATTGCAAAGAAATTCACGCGCTTCCTTTCGAAGAGCAAAAAGAACGTAGAAAAGGGAAAGTAGTCAGCAATAAAATTTTCAAAAAAGGAAGGTCTGAGGTCTTGAAATTCAAAAAATAG
- the recA gene encoding recombinase RecA, with translation MSTEKDAKLKALKLTLDKLDKTYGKGAVMKMGDSVVQDVEVIPSGSLGLDIALGVGGYPRGRVIEIYGPESSGKTTLTLHAMAEAQKLGGIAAFIDAEHAFDRFYAQKLGVDIDNLIISQPDHGEQALEIADNLIRSGAIDIVVIDSVAALTPKSEIEGEMGDSKMGLHARLMSQALRKLTGSISKTKCTVIFINQLREKIGVMFGNPETTTGGNALKFYASVRLDIRRSTQIKDTDGDVQGNKTRVKVVKNKVAPPFRTTEFDIMYGEGISKVGEIVDLGVEYEIVKKSGSWFSYGDTKLGQGRDAVKNLLNDNPELLEELEGKITEAIKAVKK, from the coding sequence ATGAGCACTGAAAAAGACGCGAAATTAAAAGCACTAAAACTTACACTGGATAAGCTGGACAAGACCTATGGAAAAGGGGCTGTGATGAAGATGGGAGACAGTGTTGTCCAAGATGTGGAAGTCATTCCTTCCGGTTCTTTAGGTTTGGATATCGCTTTGGGTGTGGGCGGTTACCCAAGAGGTAGGGTCATTGAAATATATGGTCCGGAATCTTCAGGTAAGACCACGTTGACCCTTCACGCAATGGCAGAAGCTCAAAAATTGGGAGGTATTGCTGCCTTTATTGATGCAGAGCATGCTTTTGACCGTTTTTATGCACAAAAATTAGGGGTAGATATAGACAACCTTATTATATCCCAACCCGATCATGGGGAGCAGGCCCTAGAAATTGCGGACAACCTGATCCGTTCTGGAGCTATTGATATTGTCGTTATAGATTCTGTTGCGGCACTTACTCCCAAAAGTGAAATAGAAGGAGAAATGGGCGACTCAAAAATGGGTCTTCACGCGAGGTTGATGTCACAGGCTCTTCGTAAACTGACAGGATCAATTAGTAAAACAAAGTGTACGGTTATCTTTATTAACCAGTTAAGGGAAAAAATAGGGGTCATGTTCGGTAATCCCGAAACAACCACAGGTGGAAATGCTCTAAAATTTTATGCTTCTGTTCGTTTGGACATTAGAAGGTCTACCCAAATAAAGGATACAGATGGTGATGTTCAAGGGAACAAGACCAGGGTGAAAGTAGTTAAGAACAAAGTTGCACCTCCTTTTAGAACCACTGAATTCGACATCATGTATGGCGAAGGAATTTCCAAGGTTGGAGAAATAGTGGATCTGGGTGTAGAATATGAAATAGTAAAGAAAAGCGGCTCTTGGTTCAGTTATGGGGACACCAAACTTGGACAGGGAAGGGATGCTGTTAAAAATCTCCTGAACGACAATCCAGAATTACTGGAAGAACTGGAAGGCAAGATTACTGAGGCCATCAAGGCAGTTAAAAAATAA
- a CDS encoding RNA polymerase sigma factor: protein MSLKELVHNCKKGNRIAQEQLYKQYAGKLFGVCLKYSRNKTEAEDNLHDSFITIFQKIDQYKFKGSFEGWLKRITVNTVLQKYRKEEYLSVITDNTEEEVTIETGYVEVELPVLLKYIQELPNKYRLTFNLYVLDGFSHKEIAALLGTSVGTSKSNLARARMILKEKIEKEIINIAL from the coding sequence TTGAGTTTAAAAGAGCTCGTACATAATTGCAAAAAAGGCAATAGAATAGCGCAGGAGCAACTGTATAAACAGTATGCTGGAAAATTATTTGGGGTTTGTTTAAAATATTCACGAAATAAAACCGAGGCGGAAGACAACTTGCACGACAGTTTCATAACCATTTTTCAGAAAATTGACCAATACAAATTTAAAGGCTCATTTGAAGGTTGGTTAAAAAGGATTACGGTAAATACCGTGCTACAAAAATACAGGAAGGAAGAATATTTATCTGTGATAACGGATAATACTGAAGAGGAAGTGACAATAGAGACCGGGTATGTGGAAGTGGAACTCCCTGTTCTACTCAAATACATACAGGAATTGCCAAATAAATACCGATTGACCTTCAACCTTTATGTTTTGGACGGTTTCAGTCATAAGGAAATTGCAGCATTATTAGGTACCTCAGTAGGTACCTCCAAATCCAATTTGGCAAGGGCACGTATGATCTTGAAAGAAAAAATTGAAAAAGAAATAATAAATATCGCTTTATAA
- a CDS encoding outer membrane beta-barrel protein, translated as MKKNLDNLFQEKLNDIHELPNENVWKSIEASLDKNKKSRRVLPLWWTLGGVAALLAILFYVAQPGTTDLNSNSIITDTEKKILATPVGSVENKRDMESQEEALTASEAPEKDQNTANSGNLETRQQENSWAASSSNPKAPSKLNGSASSNITNPAKENNKGVTIASSNPKEPSNALGQKKKNNSILAISDTQKENISPDYLLKMDAKKNTMDPNFLSSQATKIANQEPKTPIAKKSIYDEINTQEKENIIADTESKKWSLEPSVAPVYFNGFGSGSPIHPEFSSNSKSGNVNLSYGVFVSYEVSKKLSVRSGVHKVDYGYNTNDVNFTSSFATTGKSSLANIDYADNANNLIVVSTNNVKPSANIQGEVSGKTPSKNGSMIQQFGYLEIPLELNYALLDKDFGISLVGGFSSLFLTNNAVLLEADGLNTEIGEANNINDINFSSNIGFGLNYKFTPKIKLNIEPVFKYQLNTFSNSAGDFKPFSVGIYSGFNFKF; from the coding sequence ATGAAAAAGAATTTGGACAACTTGTTTCAAGAGAAACTCAACGATATACATGAACTGCCAAACGAGAATGTTTGGAAGTCCATTGAGGCCTCTTTGGACAAAAACAAAAAATCGAGACGCGTACTGCCACTTTGGTGGACCTTGGGAGGTGTAGCCGCTTTACTGGCAATTCTCTTTTATGTGGCTCAACCCGGTACTACTGATTTAAACAGCAATTCCATTATAACGGATACTGAGAAGAAGATTCTAGCAACTCCAGTTGGTAGTGTTGAAAATAAAAGGGATATGGAGTCCCAAGAGGAAGCCTTAACCGCTAGTGAAGCACCTGAAAAAGATCAGAATACTGCGAATTCAGGCAATCTAGAGACCAGACAACAAGAAAATTCCTGGGCCGCTTCGTCCTCTAACCCGAAAGCCCCTTCAAAATTGAATGGGAGTGCATCTTCTAATATTACTAACCCTGCCAAAGAAAACAATAAAGGAGTAACTATCGCCTCCTCAAATCCAAAAGAACCTTCCAATGCACTTGGGCAGAAGAAAAAAAACAATTCGATTTTAGCAATCAGTGACACTCAAAAGGAAAATATTTCTCCTGACTATCTTTTGAAGATGGATGCAAAGAAAAATACAATGGATCCTAATTTTTTAAGTTCGCAAGCCACCAAAATAGCAAATCAAGAACCTAAAACTCCAATTGCCAAAAAGTCGATCTATGACGAAATAAATACACAGGAAAAAGAGAATATTATTGCGGATACCGAATCAAAGAAATGGTCTTTGGAACCAAGTGTAGCGCCAGTATATTTTAATGGTTTTGGATCGGGTTCCCCTATTCATCCTGAATTTTCATCCAACTCAAAATCAGGAAATGTCAATTTGAGTTACGGGGTCTTTGTATCCTATGAGGTGAGCAAAAAATTAAGTGTGCGCTCAGGGGTACATAAGGTTGACTATGGTTACAACACCAACGATGTTAATTTCACTTCCTCCTTTGCCACCACTGGCAAAAGCAGTTTGGCCAACATAGATTATGCGGACAATGCCAACAATTTGATTGTAGTAAGCACTAACAATGTCAAACCTTCTGCCAACATTCAAGGGGAAGTTTCGGGTAAAACTCCATCAAAAAACGGTAGCATGATTCAACAGTTCGGGTATTTGGAGATTCCATTGGAACTTAATTATGCCCTGTTGGACAAAGATTTCGGCATCAGCCTTGTAGGGGGCTTTAGCTCTTTATTTTTAACCAATAATGCCGTGCTTCTAGAAGCGGATGGCCTAAATACAGAAATTGGCGAAGCAAATAATATAAACGACATCAATTTTAGTTCCAATATTGGGTTTGGCCTAAATTATAAGTTTACGCCCAAAATAAAATTGAATATTGAGCCGGTATTTAAATATCAGCTGAACACTTTTTCCAATTCGGCCGGAGATTTCAAACCTTTTTCTGTAGGGATATATAGTGGCTTCAACTTTAAATTCTAA
- a CDS encoding lysophospholipid acyltransferase family protein has product MLSILRKFGHILYRIWFYILVALPILIFFPFLIFFSLSEKWYPQFFWMARNIWANTILYGMGCVPRICYDEKLERGKSLMLVANHTSMLDIMMMLRVSSTPFVFVGKKELVNIPLFGFFYKRVCIMVDREDARSRTGVYRRAQKRLNQGLSICIFPEGGVPEEHVLLDSFKDGAFKMAIAHNIPVVPITFYDNKDRFSFTFFSGGPGRTRGKVHRFIETKELGEVDKKKLRDEVRAVILADLEKDLDKKKCK; this is encoded by the coding sequence ATGCTTTCAATTCTGAGAAAATTTGGTCATATTTTATACCGCATTTGGTTCTATATTTTGGTGGCCTTGCCTATCCTTATCTTTTTCCCTTTTTTGATATTTTTTTCCCTTTCGGAAAAATGGTATCCCCAATTTTTTTGGATGGCCCGTAATATTTGGGCGAATACCATTTTATATGGTATGGGATGTGTCCCCAGAATATGTTATGATGAAAAATTGGAGCGCGGAAAGAGCTTAATGTTGGTGGCCAACCATACCAGTATGCTAGATATTATGATGATGCTCAGGGTAAGTAGCACCCCCTTTGTGTTTGTTGGAAAAAAGGAATTGGTAAACATCCCCTTGTTCGGATTCTTTTATAAAAGAGTTTGTATCATGGTAGACAGAGAAGATGCGCGTAGCAGGACTGGGGTATATAGAAGAGCTCAAAAAAGATTGAACCAAGGGCTTAGCATTTGTATATTTCCCGAAGGCGGAGTGCCTGAGGAGCATGTCCTATTGGATTCTTTTAAGGACGGGGCATTTAAAATGGCCATAGCCCATAATATTCCAGTAGTGCCTATCACCTTTTATGATAATAAAGACCGTTTTTCTTTTACATTTTTTAGCGGAGGACCTGGCAGGACCAGAGGGAAAGTACATAGGTTTATTGAAACCAAAGAATTAGGAGAGGTTGATAAAAAAAAGCTACGCGATGAAGTAAGGGCTGTTATCTTGGCCGATCTCGAAAAGGATTTGGACAAAAAGAAATGCAAATAA
- the trpS gene encoding tryptophan--tRNA ligase produces MSRILTGIQSTGTPHLGNILGAIMPAIKMAQDPKNDSFLFIADMHSLTQIKDGKTLRHNTYATAATWLAFGLDIDKTVFYRQSDIPQVTELSWYLSCFFPYQRLTLAHSFKDKADRLEDINAGLFTYPMLMAADILLYDANIVPVGKDQLQHIEMTRDVASRFHAQLGETFVMPEAKVQEETMYVPGTDGAKMSKSKGNLIDLFQTDKKLRKQIMGIQTDSTPMEDPKDPDTDNVFALYKILASAEQVAEMRSNYINGNYGYGHAKQALYEVIVDKFGEAREKFDYYMNHLEEVDEALSLGAEKAKIVADGVLAKVRNKVGY; encoded by the coding sequence ATGTCAAGAATTTTAACGGGTATACAAAGTACGGGAACCCCGCACTTAGGGAATATTTTAGGAGCTATAATGCCAGCCATAAAAATGGCACAGGACCCAAAAAACGATTCATTTTTATTTATTGCGGATATGCATTCGCTGACGCAAATAAAAGATGGAAAAACCTTAAGGCACAATACCTACGCTACTGCCGCGACCTGGTTGGCCTTTGGTCTGGATATTGACAAAACTGTATTTTACAGACAAAGTGATATTCCACAGGTGACCGAATTGAGCTGGTACCTAAGCTGTTTTTTTCCTTACCAACGTCTGACCCTTGCACATTCTTTTAAGGATAAGGCCGACCGATTAGAGGATATAAATGCTGGTCTTTTTACTTATCCCATGTTAATGGCAGCGGATATTTTACTGTACGATGCTAACATTGTCCCTGTGGGCAAGGATCAATTACAACATATAGAGATGACCCGTGATGTAGCGTCACGTTTTCACGCCCAATTAGGGGAAACCTTTGTAATGCCCGAAGCCAAGGTACAGGAAGAAACAATGTATGTCCCCGGAACCGACGGTGCCAAGATGAGTAAGAGCAAGGGCAATCTAATTGATTTATTTCAAACCGATAAAAAATTACGCAAGCAGATCATGGGGATCCAAACAGATAGTACACCTATGGAAGACCCTAAAGATCCAGATACAGACAATGTTTTTGCCCTTTACAAAATATTGGCCTCTGCCGAGCAAGTGGCGGAAATGAGATCCAATTACATCAACGGCAATTATGGATACGGACATGCCAAACAGGCCTTGTACGAGGTTATAGTTGACAAATTTGGCGAGGCCCGTGAAAAGTTCGATTACTACATGAACCACTTGGAAGAAGTAGACGAAGCTTTATCTTTGGGGGCTGAAAAAGCAAAAATAGTGGCGGACGGTGTCTTGGCAAAAGTGAGAAATAAAGTAGGTTACTAG
- the dprA gene encoding DNA-processing protein DprA: protein MTSDELIAVLRLQSIPNIGDVTAKKLISHCGSAAEVFSQKAHQLLKIDGIGTHALRNLQDKVHLEAAIAELEFIQSQNIAYTYFKDEDYPTYLKHCVDGPILLFKKGAIQLQERKIISVVGTRNITSYGTAFCERFIEEIAPLNPIIVSGFAYGVDICIHRAAIKHGLQTIGCLAHGLNQIYPKSHGRFTSEIEQNGGFYTEFWSNSSPERENFLRRNRIIAGLSEATIVVESAEKGGSLVTADIAHSYNRDVFAVPGRVQDKYSIGCNNLIKQQKAHMLTSAADLIYLLGWEVKDVPSKSVQKQLFVQMDELEHSIHSYLQKEGKQVLDDIALECQIPIFRVSATLFNMEMKGVIRPLPGKLFEAI from the coding sequence ATGACTAGTGATGAATTGATTGCAGTTTTAAGGCTTCAGAGTATTCCGAATATTGGCGATGTCACTGCTAAAAAATTAATATCACATTGTGGAAGTGCCGCCGAGGTTTTCAGTCAAAAGGCGCACCAATTGTTAAAAATCGATGGTATTGGCACCCACGCCCTTCGGAATTTACAAGACAAAGTACATCTGGAAGCGGCAATTGCCGAACTGGAGTTCATCCAAAGCCAAAACATTGCGTATACCTATTTCAAGGATGAAGATTATCCTACCTACCTTAAACATTGCGTAGATGGCCCTATCTTGCTATTCAAGAAAGGTGCAATCCAACTTCAGGAAAGAAAGATTATCAGTGTTGTGGGAACAAGGAACATTACCAGTTATGGAACTGCTTTTTGTGAGCGTTTTATAGAGGAAATAGCGCCATTAAATCCAATTATAGTAAGTGGATTTGCATACGGGGTGGATATTTGTATCCATAGGGCAGCAATAAAGCATGGGCTTCAGACCATAGGTTGTCTAGCACATGGTCTCAATCAAATTTATCCTAAATCACATGGTAGGTTCACTTCGGAAATAGAACAAAATGGGGGGTTTTACACCGAGTTTTGGAGCAATAGCAGTCCCGAAAGGGAAAACTTTTTGAGGCGTAATAGGATCATAGCCGGATTGAGTGAGGCCACTATTGTGGTTGAATCGGCCGAGAAGGGCGGGAGCCTCGTCACTGCGGATATTGCCCACAGTTATAATCGGGATGTATTTGCAGTACCGGGGAGGGTGCAGGATAAATACAGTATAGGCTGTAACAACCTCATTAAACAACAAAAGGCACATATGCTCACTTCTGCTGCGGATCTGATCTATCTTCTTGGATGGGAAGTAAAGGACGTGCCATCTAAATCGGTGCAAAAGCAATTGTTTGTTCAGATGGATGAACTGGAGCATAGTATTCATTCTTATTTACAGAAAGAAGGGAAACAAGTGCTGGATGACATTGCCTTGGAATGCCAGATTCCAATTTTTAGAGTTTCTGCAACACTTTTCAATATGGAAATGAAAGGGGTTATAAGACCTTTGCCAGGAAAATTGTTCGAGGCTATTTAG
- a CDS encoding SPOR domain-containing protein gives MGTEQYIAELLYRYNCVIMPGFGGFLTQMKSAVIHSNSHSFSPPSKVISFNGQLSSNDGLLVSYMAESEKISYEEMLHRIEKESSAWKQTLKDGKRLTLPNVGELWENKDHKIQFQPSNQVNYLTTSFGLSSFVTAPVVRETLKEEVVEMEDKIPFIITPEVRQQSKSFRPYLKYAAVILLAFATGLTGMRFYNKTINDQQLVQEEAQEQVARNIQEATFFNTAPLELPALNLEITKKDQVHYHIVAGGFRAKENADKKVSQLAEKGFEATNLGVNKHGLHLVAYGTFTNVDEALQYLRQIKRTESSDAWLFQE, from the coding sequence ATGGGAACTGAACAATACATAGCAGAGCTACTATATCGCTACAATTGCGTAATTATGCCCGGATTTGGAGGCTTTTTAACGCAGATGAAATCTGCCGTAATTCACAGTAATTCCCATTCCTTTTCCCCACCATCAAAAGTGATATCTTTTAACGGACAACTTTCTTCCAACGATGGATTATTGGTATCCTATATGGCGGAATCTGAGAAAATTTCCTATGAAGAAATGTTGCACCGCATTGAAAAAGAATCCAGTGCTTGGAAACAGACCTTAAAAGATGGCAAGCGTTTAACTTTGCCCAATGTTGGCGAGTTATGGGAAAACAAAGACCATAAAATACAATTTCAACCTTCCAACCAAGTGAATTACTTGACTACCTCATTTGGACTTTCCTCTTTTGTTACCGCCCCGGTGGTAAGAGAAACCTTAAAGGAAGAGGTGGTGGAAATGGAAGATAAAATTCCATTTATAATTACTCCTGAGGTTAGGCAGCAATCAAAAAGTTTTAGGCCTTATTTAAAATATGCAGCTGTAATTCTATTAGCTTTCGCCACTGGTCTCACTGGTATGCGTTTTTATAACAAAACCATAAATGACCAACAATTAGTTCAGGAAGAAGCCCAAGAGCAAGTAGCAAGAAATATACAGGAAGCCACATTTTTCAATACGGCTCCTTTAGAACTGCCCGCTTTAAATCTGGAGATCACTAAAAAAGACCAGGTTCACTACCATATTGTTGCAGGCGGCTTTAGGGCCAAAGAAAATGCCGATAAAAAGGTGTCCCAGTTAGCAGAAAAAGGATTTGAAGCCACCAATTTAGGAGTGAACAAACACGGTCTGCACCTTGTAGCCTACGGTACCTTCACCAATGTGGACGAAGCGTTACAGTACCTGAGACAGATAAAACGCACGGAATCCAGCGACGCCTGGTTGTTCCAAGAATAA
- a CDS encoding acyl-CoA thioesterase codes for MQAKTPSDSRTIMTDLVLPSETNPLNNLFGGELLARMDRAASIAARRHSRRIVVTASVNHVAFNRAVPLGSVVTVEAAVSRAFSTSMEVFIDVWMEDRFSGERTKANEAIYTFVAVDDTGIPTTVPKLNAETDLEKQRFAAALRRKQLSLVLAGKMKPKEATELRALFMEE; via the coding sequence ATGCAGGCTAAGACTCCTAGTGATTCAAGGACTATTATGACCGATTTGGTACTCCCTAGCGAGACCAACCCACTAAACAATTTATTTGGAGGTGAACTTCTGGCCCGTATGGACAGAGCAGCGAGTATCGCCGCACGCAGACATAGCCGAAGAATTGTGGTAACCGCTTCTGTCAATCACGTTGCCTTTAACAGGGCTGTGCCTCTGGGTAGTGTAGTAACTGTGGAAGCCGCTGTTTCCAGGGCATTCTCAACTTCTATGGAGGTCTTTATAGATGTTTGGATGGAAGACCGCTTCAGTGGTGAACGCACCAAGGCCAATGAGGCAATTTATACGTTTGTTGCTGTGGATGATACCGGTATCCCAACCACAGTACCAAAGCTCAATGCTGAAACTGACCTTGAAAAGCAGCGTTTTGCTGCAGCTTTACGCAGAAAACAGCTAAGCCTTGTACTCGCAGGCAAAATGAAGCCTAAAGAAGCCACAGAGCTCCGTGCGCTGTTCATGGAAGAGTAG
- a CDS encoding murein hydrolase activator EnvC family protein, translating into MNVKSLIRIYLTWCLVLFIGTGAIAQTNEQKALEAKREQLQKEIKSINRLLFAEKKEKGNVLEQMEALEQKINVRQQLINVTNQQSNLLNRQINTNIRNISKLRDDLETLKDDYATMIQKSYQNKSQQSRLMFLLSSENFFQAFKRLQYLKQYTQYRKEQGEQIVVKTDELTQLNRDLTDQRKVKDQLIAENLVAKNELQKERADQQVLLASIRKNENKYTAAIEKKRQEARKIDQQIDALIRSAIAASNKKAGGSTNSSKFVLTPEATIVANNFSANKGKLDWPVERGIVSRGFGVYNDAVYPGIKHQNNGVIIATDEGSKARSIFEGEVIGIMAVPGGNMGVQIKHGNYISTYYNLSKLYVKKGDRVTRKEELGEIYTNRSNGQTQLKFYLYQDANRLNPEDWIYRL; encoded by the coding sequence ATGAACGTTAAAAGCTTGATTCGTATATATCTCACCTGGTGTTTAGTTCTTTTTATTGGGACCGGAGCAATAGCGCAAACCAATGAGCAAAAGGCACTGGAAGCTAAGCGGGAACAGCTTCAAAAGGAAATCAAAAGCATCAATAGATTGTTATTTGCCGAGAAAAAGGAAAAGGGCAATGTTTTAGAGCAAATGGAGGCGTTGGAACAAAAAATAAACGTGCGCCAACAGTTGATCAATGTGACCAACCAGCAATCCAATCTACTTAACAGACAGATCAACACCAATATCAGAAATATCTCGAAGCTTAGGGATGATTTGGAAACCCTCAAGGATGATTATGCCACCATGATCCAAAAGTCATATCAAAACAAATCCCAGCAAAGCAGACTGATGTTTTTATTGTCCTCTGAAAATTTCTTTCAGGCCTTTAAAAGATTGCAGTACCTAAAGCAATATACCCAATATAGAAAAGAACAGGGCGAACAGATTGTGGTCAAAACAGACGAATTGACCCAATTGAACAGAGATCTCACCGATCAGCGTAAGGTAAAGGACCAATTGATTGCTGAGAATTTAGTGGCCAAAAATGAGTTGCAAAAAGAGCGGGCGGACCAACAGGTTCTCTTAGCTAGTATTCGCAAGAACGAAAATAAGTATACCGCAGCCATTGAAAAGAAAAGGCAGGAAGCACGAAAAATTGATCAGCAGATAGATGCGCTGATCCGCAGTGCGATTGCTGCCAGTAATAAAAAGGCTGGAGGGAGCACTAACAGCAGTAAGTTTGTTTTAACGCCTGAGGCAACCATTGTTGCCAATAATTTCTCGGCCAATAAGGGCAAATTGGACTGGCCCGTGGAGAGGGGAATTGTCAGCCGTGGATTTGGAGTGTATAACGATGCGGTCTATCCTGGCATAAAGCACCAAAACAATGGTGTCATCATCGCTACGGACGAAGGGTCCAAAGCGCGTTCCATTTTTGAAGGGGAGGTTATTGGTATAATGGCAGTACCAGGAGGAAATATGGGGGTGCAGATCAAACATGGTAATTACATCAGCACCTATTATAACCTATCCAAACTGTACGTTAAGAAGGGGGATAGGGTCACGCGAAAAGAAGAACTGGGCGAGATTTATACCAATCGGTCCAATGGACAGACCCAGCTTAAGTTCTATCTGTATCAAGATGCCAATAGATTAAATCCGGAAGACTGGATCTATCGCTTGTAG
- a CDS encoding DUF4292 domain-containing protein, with protein MSFLKIPKLMAYSLFALLVFSCKSNKVLTDGTLDTNLSAKTIIKNHYNNQLNFKTLSGKVKIDYSDGESSQGVSVSLRMEKDKAIWFSAPLGVVKAYITPERVSFYNKLDNEFFDGDFLYLSNLLGVELNFEKVQNMLLGEAIFDLKDGKYDTSISENNYQLKPRKSLELFKTLFEIEPKNFKMAAQQVAQPLEKRILEIQYKNYQKIDKRVLPNEIGIFAINGDHTNTISIEYRNMEFNRAVNFPYRIPNGFKEIVLK; from the coding sequence ATGAGCTTTTTAAAGATACCAAAATTGATGGCTTATAGCCTTTTTGCGTTGTTGGTATTTTCCTGTAAATCCAATAAGGTGTTAACCGATGGCACTTTGGATACAAATTTGTCCGCAAAAACAATTATTAAAAACCACTATAACAATCAGCTCAATTTTAAAACCTTGAGCGGGAAGGTGAAAATTGATTATTCCGATGGGGAATCTTCCCAAGGGGTGAGTGTAAGTCTGCGTATGGAAAAGGATAAGGCCATATGGTTCAGTGCCCCATTAGGGGTGGTAAAGGCCTATATTACCCCAGAGCGGGTCAGTTTTTACAATAAACTCGACAATGAGTTTTTCGATGGGGACTTTTTATATCTCAGCAATTTGTTAGGGGTGGAACTCAATTTTGAAAAGGTACAAAATATGTTGTTGGGGGAGGCGATATTTGACTTAAAGGATGGGAAATATGATACCTCTATCAGCGAAAACAACTACCAGTTAAAGCCCAGGAAATCGTTGGAGCTTTTTAAGACCTTGTTCGAAATAGAGCCCAAGAATTTCAAAATGGCAGCCCAACAGGTGGCACAGCCTTTAGAGAAAAGGATATTGGAGATACAATATAAGAATTATCAAAAGATTGATAAACGTGTGCTGCCTAACGAAATTGGAATATTTGCCATTAACGGGGACCACACCAATACTATTTCCATAGAATATCGGAATATGGAATTTAATAGAGCAGTAAACTTTCCATATAGAATACCAAATGGTTTTAAAGAGATAGTACTGAAGTAA